From one Larimichthys crocea isolate SSNF chromosome XVIII, L_crocea_2.0, whole genome shotgun sequence genomic stretch:
- the pkp4 gene encoding plakophilin-4 isoform X1, with protein MHAHSLFGGMPAPEQSPVTEEGLLLTIRDSSTGRNMEADNTANNILASVKEQELQFERLTRELEVERQIVASQLERCRLGAESPGAGSSSSSEKSLPWRTADASTSGDTKSRVTDSSQSPSYRIRTESEQVSLYSPEQSSLHESEGSAGNSRSSTQMNSYSDSGYQDANSGYLSSQNLGKAELRMQHSFPGAGTGTLVRNARAEGQASAQVPAVTTAVPGRAMRRVSSVPSRSHSPAYASSMSPSRGSLRTSVGSAYGSPIVTEPKPLSSIFSTTLPSAQRTSATTAAAGGGGSPYSTQKNSPAALRRMGSMNSRSGSASRTTSPYQATAGSSSGRMGSPLTMVDGMNPPLTKQPSHSSSPVRASMTAVPQHYSSTLPRSMLHNTDPYGPQSYDIYERMTRPDSLTDALVDDDVQGVRSSYASQHSQLGQDMRSTVSPDRHIAPIYEDRTFHGPLYRSPSHTQHGTLYRSSSGVGSLQRTPSQRSAMIYQRNNYALNTAATYADPYRSAQYRPSDPNYTRQAVVMDDGATRSPSIDSIQKDPREFAWRDPELTEVIHMLQHHFPSVQANAAAYLQHLCYGDNRVKTEVCRLGGIKHLVDLLDHKVLEVQKNSCGAVRNLVYGKSMDENKIAVRNAGGIPALLRLLRKTVDAEVRELVTGVLWNLSSCDAVKMTIIRDALTTLTNTVIIPHSGWSSSTFDDDHKLKFHSSLVLRNTTGCLRNLSSAGEEARKQMRSCEGLVDSLLYVIKACVNTSDFDSKIVENCICTLRNLSYRLELELPPSRLIGGQELDGLLGSESPTKEVDSSCWGRKKKKKKKSQQEETWDGVGPIPGFSKSPKGAEMLWHPSVVKPYLTLLAESSNPATLEGAAGSLQNLSAGNWKFAAYIRAAVRKEKGLPILVELLRMDNDRVVCSVATALRNMALDVRNKELIGKYAMRDLVNRLPGGNTTLLSDETVAAICCTLHEVTSKNMENAKALADTGGIEKLVNITKGRGDRYSMKVVKATAQVLNTLWQYRDLRTIYKKDGWNQNHFLTPVSTLERDRFKSQPTLPTSTIQMSPVNHPAASATSSPAMLGIKEHRDTIRDYQRAQSTMQFYNYQGDNSIHKNQYTGSGQPSPYYYSSPTRDEPRRTQPMYYTEEPGRRNYDTYRMYLKHPHGYDDPYLEEVITYPPAVDYSSQPHGLKSTTNYVDFYASTRRPSYRAEQYPGSPDSWV; from the exons CTCGTCTGAGAAGTCCCTGCCTTGGAGGACAGCAG ATGCCTCCACCTCAGGGGACACAAAGTCTCGGGTGACTGACAGCTCCCAGTCGCCCAGCTACCGCATCAGGACTGAGTCAGAGCAGGTGTCTCTGTACTCCCCGGAGCAGTCCTCTCTCCATGAAAGTGAGG ggtcCGCAGGGAACTCCCGTAGTTCAACTCAGATGAACTCGTACTCGGACAGTGGCTACCAGGATGCCAACAGCGGCTACCTCAGCAGCCAGAACCTGGGAAAGGCTGAGCTGAGGATGCAGCACTCCTTCCCTGGCGCCGGCACCGGTACCCTGGTGAGGAATGCCAGGGCCGAGGGCCAGGCTTCAGCCCAG GTTCCAGCAGTGACGACAGCAGTGCCTGGCCGTGCTATGCGGAGGGTAAGCTCAGTGCCTTCTCGCTCTCACTCGCCAGCCTACGCTAGCAGTATGTCCCCCTCCCGCGGCTCCCTGCGTACCTCAGTTGGCAGTGCCTACGGCTCCCCCATCGTAACTGAACCCAAACCCCTCTCCAGCATCTTCTCCACCACCTTGCCCTCTGCCCAGCGCACCAGtgccaccaccgccgccgctgGTGGCGGTGGCTCACCCTACTCCACGCAGAAAAATTCCCCCGCTGCACTGCGACGCATGGGCTCCATGAACTCACGGTCGGGCAGCGCCAGCCGCACCACCTCGCCCTATCAGGCCACTGCGGGATCGTCATCAGGCCGCATGGGGTCACCTCTGACCATGGTGGACGGCATGAACCCTCCTTTGACCAAGCAGCCGAGTCACTCGTCGTCTCCGGTCAGAGCCAGTATGACCGCCGTGCCCCAGCATTACAGCTCCACTCTGCCCCGCTCCATGCTCCACAACACCGACCCCTATGGACCCCAGAGTTACGACATTTACGAGAGGATGACGCGACCTGACAGTCTCACAG ATGCCCTGGTTGACGATGACGTTCAAG GAGTACGGAGCTCATATGCTAGTCAACACAGCCAGCTGGGTCAGGACATGAGGTCAACTGTGTCCCCAGATCGCCACATCGCGCCAATCTACGAGGATCGGACGTTCCACGGCCCGTTGTACCGCAGCCCGAGCCACACCCAACACGGCACCCTCTACAGGAGCTCCTCAG GTGTGGGGAGTCTCCAGCGGACACCCAGCCAGCGCAGTGCCATGATCTACCAAAGAAACAACTATGCTCTCAACACAGCCGCCACTTATGCCGATCCGTATCGCTCAGCACAGTACCGGCCATCCGATCCAAACTACACTCGCCAGGCTGTCGTCATGGATGATGGTGCCACTCGCTCACCTTCCATAGACAGCATTCAGAAGGACCCCAG GGAGTTTGCGTGGCGTGACCCAGAGCTCACAGAGGTCATCCACATGCTGCAGCACCACTTCCCCTCCGTGCAGGCCAACGCAGCTGCCTACCTGCAGCACCTGTGCTACGGTGATAATCGAGTTAAGACAGAG GTGTGTCGACTGGGAGGAATTAAACATCTGGTGGACCTACTAGACCACAAGGTCCTTGAGGTCCAGAAGAACTCCTGTGGTGCTGTGAGGAACCTCGTTTATGGCAAATCGATGGATGAAAACAAGATCGCTGTGAGGAATGCAGGAGGTATTCCAGCTCTGCTCCGCCTACTGAGAAAGACTGTAGATGCAGAAGTGCGGGAGCTTGTTACAG GGGTGCTGTGGAACCTGTCGTCGTGCGACGCCGTCAAGATGACAATCATTCGGGACGCCTTAACCACTCTGACTAACACTGTGATCATCCCTCACTCCGGATGGAGCAGCTCCACCTTCGACGACGACCACAAGCTGAAGTTCCACTCCTCCCTGGTGCTGAGGAACACGACAGGCTGCCTGAG gaacctgAGCTCAGCTGGTGAGGAGGCCAGAAAACAGATGCGCAGCTGTGAGGGACTGGTTGACTCACTACTCTATGTCATCAAAGCCTGTGTAAACACCTCTGACTTCGACAGCAAg ATTGTGGAGAACTGTATTTGCACTCTAAGGAACCTGTCGTATCGTCTGGAGCTGGAGTTGCCGCCATCCCGACTCATAGGGGGGCAGGAGCTGGACGGCTTACTGGGCAGTGAGTCGCCGACTAAAGAGGTGGATTCCAGCTGCTGGggcaggaagaaaaagaagaaaaaaaagagccagcAGGAAGAGACG TGGGACGGTGTAGGACCCATCCCCGGCTTCTCCAAGTCCCCCAAAGGCGCGGAGATGCTATGGCACCCTTCGGTGGTCAAACCTTACTTGACACTGCTAGCTGAGAGCTCGAATCCCGCCACTCTGGAGGGCGCCGCCGGGTCCCTCCAGAACCTGTCAGCCGGCAACTGGAAG TTTGCAGCATACATCCGTGCAGCAGTGCGTAAGGAGAAGGGACTGCCGATCCTAGTGGAGCTGCTGCGGATGGATAACGACAGGGTGGTGTGTTCGGTTGCTACTGCTCTGAGAAACATGGCGCTGGATGTCAGGAACAAGGAGCTCATAG gGAAGTACGCGATGAGGGACCTGGTCAACCGTCTCCCTGGAGGAAACACCACCCTGCTGTCGGACGAGACCGTGGCGGCCATCTGTTGCACCCTGCACGAGGTCACGAGCAAAAACATGGAGAACGCCAAGGCCCTGGCCGACACGGGCGGCATCGAGAAGCTGGTCAACATCACCAAGGGCAGAGGAGACAG GTACTCTATGAAGGTGGTTAAAGCAACTGCTCAGGTCCTGAATACACTGTGGCAGTATCGGGATCTGCGCACCATCTATAAGAAG GATGGATGGAACCAAAACCATTTCCTCACTCCAGTGTCAACACTTGAACGGGACCGGTTCAAGTCCCAGCCCACCCTGCCCACCAGCACCATTCAAATGTCCCCGGTCAACCACCCTG cTGCCAGTGCCACGTCGTCTCCTGCCATGCTGGGTATCAAAGAGCATAGAGACACTATCAGAGATTATCAGAGAGCACAGTCAACTATGCAATTTTATAATTACCAAGGGGACAACAGTATCCATAAAAACCAGTATACAG GGTCTGGGCAGCCTTCTCCGTATTACTACTCATCACCCACAAGAGATGAGCCCAGAAGAACACAG CCTATGTATTACACAGAGGAGCCGGGACGGAGGAACTATGATACGTACAGAATGTACTTGAAGCATCCCCACGGCTACGACGACCCGTACTTGGAGGAGGTCATCACCTACCCCCCCGCGGTCGACTACAGCTCCCAGCCTCATGGACTGAAATCCACCACCAACTATGTGGACTTTTACGCTAGCACACGGAGGCCTTCCTACAGGGCAGAGCAGTACCCCGGCTCTCCTGACTCCTGGGTATAG
- the pkp4 gene encoding plakophilin-4 isoform X5 — protein sequence MHAHSLFGGMPAPEQSPVTEEGLLLTIRDSSTGRNMEADNTANNILASVKEQELQFERLTRELEVERQIVASQLERCRLGAESPGAGSSSSSEKSLPWRTADASTSGDTKSRVTDSSQSPSYRIRTESEQVSLYSPEQSSLHESEGSAGNSRSSTQMNSYSDSGYQDANSGYLSSQNLGKAELRMQHSFPGAGTGTLVRNARAEGQASAQVPAVTTAVPGRAMRRVSSVPSRSHSPAYASSMSPSRGSLRTSVGSAYGSPIVTEPKPLSSIFSTTLPSAQRTSATTAAAGGGGSPYSTQKNSPAALRRMGSMNSRSGSASRTTSPYQATAGSSSGRMGSPLTMVDGMNPPLTKQPSHSSSPVRASMTAVPQHYSSTLPRSMLHNTDPYGPQSYDIYERMTRPDSLTGVRSSYASQHSQLGQDMRSTVSPDRHIAPIYEDRTFHGPLYRSPSHTQHGTLYRSSSGVGSLQRTPSQRSAMIYQRNNYALNTAATYADPYRSAQYRPSDPNYTRQAVVMDDGATRSPSIDSIQKDPREFAWRDPELTEVIHMLQHHFPSVQANAAAYLQHLCYGDNRVKTEVCRLGGIKHLVDLLDHKVLEVQKNSCGAVRNLVYGKSMDENKIAVRNAGGIPALLRLLRKTVDAEVRELVTGVLWNLSSCDAVKMTIIRDALTTLTNTVIIPHSGWSSSTFDDDHKLKFHSSLVLRNTTGCLRNLSSAGEEARKQMRSCEGLVDSLLYVIKACVNTSDFDSKIVENCICTLRNLSYRLELELPPSRLIGGQELDGLLGSESPTKEVDSSCWGRKKKKKKKSQQEETWDGVGPIPGFSKSPKGAEMLWHPSVVKPYLTLLAESSNPATLEGAAGSLQNLSAGNWKFAAYIRAAVRKEKGLPILVELLRMDNDRVVCSVATALRNMALDVRNKELIGKYAMRDLVNRLPGGNTTLLSDETVAAICCTLHEVTSKNMENAKALADTGGIEKLVNITKGRGDRYSMKVVKATAQVLNTLWQYRDLRTIYKKDGWNQNHFLTPVSTLERDRFKSQPTLPTSTIQMSPVNHPAASATSSPAMLGIKEHRDTIRDYQRAQSTMQFYNYQGDNSIHKNQYTGSGQPSPYYYSSPTRDEPRRTQPMYYTEEPGRRNYDTYRMYLKHPHGYDDPYLEEVITYPPAVDYSSQPHGLKSTTNYVDFYASTRRPSYRAEQYPGSPDSWV from the exons CTCGTCTGAGAAGTCCCTGCCTTGGAGGACAGCAG ATGCCTCCACCTCAGGGGACACAAAGTCTCGGGTGACTGACAGCTCCCAGTCGCCCAGCTACCGCATCAGGACTGAGTCAGAGCAGGTGTCTCTGTACTCCCCGGAGCAGTCCTCTCTCCATGAAAGTGAGG ggtcCGCAGGGAACTCCCGTAGTTCAACTCAGATGAACTCGTACTCGGACAGTGGCTACCAGGATGCCAACAGCGGCTACCTCAGCAGCCAGAACCTGGGAAAGGCTGAGCTGAGGATGCAGCACTCCTTCCCTGGCGCCGGCACCGGTACCCTGGTGAGGAATGCCAGGGCCGAGGGCCAGGCTTCAGCCCAG GTTCCAGCAGTGACGACAGCAGTGCCTGGCCGTGCTATGCGGAGGGTAAGCTCAGTGCCTTCTCGCTCTCACTCGCCAGCCTACGCTAGCAGTATGTCCCCCTCCCGCGGCTCCCTGCGTACCTCAGTTGGCAGTGCCTACGGCTCCCCCATCGTAACTGAACCCAAACCCCTCTCCAGCATCTTCTCCACCACCTTGCCCTCTGCCCAGCGCACCAGtgccaccaccgccgccgctgGTGGCGGTGGCTCACCCTACTCCACGCAGAAAAATTCCCCCGCTGCACTGCGACGCATGGGCTCCATGAACTCACGGTCGGGCAGCGCCAGCCGCACCACCTCGCCCTATCAGGCCACTGCGGGATCGTCATCAGGCCGCATGGGGTCACCTCTGACCATGGTGGACGGCATGAACCCTCCTTTGACCAAGCAGCCGAGTCACTCGTCGTCTCCGGTCAGAGCCAGTATGACCGCCGTGCCCCAGCATTACAGCTCCACTCTGCCCCGCTCCATGCTCCACAACACCGACCCCTATGGACCCCAGAGTTACGACATTTACGAGAGGATGACGCGACCTGACAGTCTCACAG GAGTACGGAGCTCATATGCTAGTCAACACAGCCAGCTGGGTCAGGACATGAGGTCAACTGTGTCCCCAGATCGCCACATCGCGCCAATCTACGAGGATCGGACGTTCCACGGCCCGTTGTACCGCAGCCCGAGCCACACCCAACACGGCACCCTCTACAGGAGCTCCTCAG GTGTGGGGAGTCTCCAGCGGACACCCAGCCAGCGCAGTGCCATGATCTACCAAAGAAACAACTATGCTCTCAACACAGCCGCCACTTATGCCGATCCGTATCGCTCAGCACAGTACCGGCCATCCGATCCAAACTACACTCGCCAGGCTGTCGTCATGGATGATGGTGCCACTCGCTCACCTTCCATAGACAGCATTCAGAAGGACCCCAG GGAGTTTGCGTGGCGTGACCCAGAGCTCACAGAGGTCATCCACATGCTGCAGCACCACTTCCCCTCCGTGCAGGCCAACGCAGCTGCCTACCTGCAGCACCTGTGCTACGGTGATAATCGAGTTAAGACAGAG GTGTGTCGACTGGGAGGAATTAAACATCTGGTGGACCTACTAGACCACAAGGTCCTTGAGGTCCAGAAGAACTCCTGTGGTGCTGTGAGGAACCTCGTTTATGGCAAATCGATGGATGAAAACAAGATCGCTGTGAGGAATGCAGGAGGTATTCCAGCTCTGCTCCGCCTACTGAGAAAGACTGTAGATGCAGAAGTGCGGGAGCTTGTTACAG GGGTGCTGTGGAACCTGTCGTCGTGCGACGCCGTCAAGATGACAATCATTCGGGACGCCTTAACCACTCTGACTAACACTGTGATCATCCCTCACTCCGGATGGAGCAGCTCCACCTTCGACGACGACCACAAGCTGAAGTTCCACTCCTCCCTGGTGCTGAGGAACACGACAGGCTGCCTGAG gaacctgAGCTCAGCTGGTGAGGAGGCCAGAAAACAGATGCGCAGCTGTGAGGGACTGGTTGACTCACTACTCTATGTCATCAAAGCCTGTGTAAACACCTCTGACTTCGACAGCAAg ATTGTGGAGAACTGTATTTGCACTCTAAGGAACCTGTCGTATCGTCTGGAGCTGGAGTTGCCGCCATCCCGACTCATAGGGGGGCAGGAGCTGGACGGCTTACTGGGCAGTGAGTCGCCGACTAAAGAGGTGGATTCCAGCTGCTGGggcaggaagaaaaagaagaaaaaaaagagccagcAGGAAGAGACG TGGGACGGTGTAGGACCCATCCCCGGCTTCTCCAAGTCCCCCAAAGGCGCGGAGATGCTATGGCACCCTTCGGTGGTCAAACCTTACTTGACACTGCTAGCTGAGAGCTCGAATCCCGCCACTCTGGAGGGCGCCGCCGGGTCCCTCCAGAACCTGTCAGCCGGCAACTGGAAG TTTGCAGCATACATCCGTGCAGCAGTGCGTAAGGAGAAGGGACTGCCGATCCTAGTGGAGCTGCTGCGGATGGATAACGACAGGGTGGTGTGTTCGGTTGCTACTGCTCTGAGAAACATGGCGCTGGATGTCAGGAACAAGGAGCTCATAG gGAAGTACGCGATGAGGGACCTGGTCAACCGTCTCCCTGGAGGAAACACCACCCTGCTGTCGGACGAGACCGTGGCGGCCATCTGTTGCACCCTGCACGAGGTCACGAGCAAAAACATGGAGAACGCCAAGGCCCTGGCCGACACGGGCGGCATCGAGAAGCTGGTCAACATCACCAAGGGCAGAGGAGACAG GTACTCTATGAAGGTGGTTAAAGCAACTGCTCAGGTCCTGAATACACTGTGGCAGTATCGGGATCTGCGCACCATCTATAAGAAG GATGGATGGAACCAAAACCATTTCCTCACTCCAGTGTCAACACTTGAACGGGACCGGTTCAAGTCCCAGCCCACCCTGCCCACCAGCACCATTCAAATGTCCCCGGTCAACCACCCTG cTGCCAGTGCCACGTCGTCTCCTGCCATGCTGGGTATCAAAGAGCATAGAGACACTATCAGAGATTATCAGAGAGCACAGTCAACTATGCAATTTTATAATTACCAAGGGGACAACAGTATCCATAAAAACCAGTATACAG GGTCTGGGCAGCCTTCTCCGTATTACTACTCATCACCCACAAGAGATGAGCCCAGAAGAACACAG CCTATGTATTACACAGAGGAGCCGGGACGGAGGAACTATGATACGTACAGAATGTACTTGAAGCATCCCCACGGCTACGACGACCCGTACTTGGAGGAGGTCATCACCTACCCCCCCGCGGTCGACTACAGCTCCCAGCCTCATGGACTGAAATCCACCACCAACTATGTGGACTTTTACGCTAGCACACGGAGGCCTTCCTACAGGGCAGAGCAGTACCCCGGCTCTCCTGACTCCTGGGTATAG